One stretch of Eupeodes corollae chromosome 2, idEupCoro1.1, whole genome shotgun sequence DNA includes these proteins:
- the LOC129948148 gene encoding 2-succinylbenzoate--CoA ligase-like → MVIKYNEIEKIWSAPESEVGEKWNSCSLGEAILTKLHEDNPERVLEVFYDMGIQLTVGDILRQTITVAQNFQRLGLRKGDTVLLYSVSNEKVTPIVFACYTIGAPINFFETKLEGGDISTIIQQVDPAIIIFEEKYRSRLFKALESINLQNLKHVLSLGSEAPSVDEVLFAACGAIESFQIPTIENPMTHPATLMLTSGTTGLPKIILHSHSFMIRGIFSWWQLKSSDRVFCFSPLRWISQVSMMLNPVFYECQRFYTSQDPSGPLGKHIIETCKITHFFTTPAMYSAILKASENSSSSLSSMKRALVGGEVVTDALLDDMLRLMPKCRPLHSYGMTEFAGLVASDEGIDRKKCANGMALRNGFMAKFIDENNKPLGPNKMGRLCMKRTSLPYLKYLKNDKANRESFLEGGWLNTGDYGFMDSMNMLHIVMRYKDLVRSEGNIIIPSEVEKKLESHPSVSLAVLAGHPNPNKPNDEIATVFVVLKNGSISTNIQNDLQEFMKTNCTKEEVKAVRHFKVVSNMPLTSCGKIDRNALQIMASKACK, encoded by the exons ATGGTAATTAAATACAACGAAATCGAAAAGATCTGGAGTGCTCCTGAGAGTGAGGTTGGTGAAAAATGGAATTCTTGCAGTCTTGGTGAAgctattttgacaaaattacaTGAAGACAATCCGGAAAGAGTCCTCGAGGTGTTCTATGATATGGGAATTCAGCTGACAGTGGGTGATATCCTTCGACAAACAATTACGGTGGCACAGAACTTCCAACGTCTGGGATTGAGGAAAGGTGACACAGTGTTGTTGTATTCAGTGTCGAACGAAAAAGTTACGCCAATTGTGTTTGCCTGTTATACCATTGGAGCACCGATCAATTTCTTCGAAACAAAGCTAGAAGGAG GCGATATAAGTACTATCATTCAACAAGTCGATCCAGCAATCATaatctttgaagaaaaatatcGCTCAAGACTGTTCAAAGCCCTTGAAAGCATCAATCTTCAGAATTTGAAGCACGTTCTCAGCCTTGGCTCCGAAGCTCCTTCAGTAGACGAAGTGTTGTTTGCTGCATGTGGTGCCATTGAAAGCTTCCAAATACCAACAATTGAGAACCCAATGACTCATCCAGCTACTCTCATGCTTACATCAGGCACTACAGGTTTGCCAAAGATCATACTACACTCACATTCTTTTATGATACGTGGGATCTTCAGTTGGTGGCAGTTAAAATCTAGTGACAGAGTCTTCTGCTTCAGTCCTCTTCGCTGGATAAGTCAAGTTTCAATGATGTTGAACCCTGTGTTTTATGAATGTCAACGTTTCTACACATCCCAAGATCCATCAGGACCTCTGGGAAAACACATAATCGAAACCTGCAAGATCACACATTTTTTCACAACTCCAGCAATGTATTCAGCTATTTTAAAAGCTTCAGAGAACTCTTCTAGCAGTTTGAGTTCCATGAAAAGAGCTTTGGTGGGTGGTGAAGTTGTGACTGATGCCTTGCTTGATGATATGTTAAGGCTTATGCCGAAATGTAGACCATTGCATAGTTATGGTATGACAGAGTTTGCTGGTTTGGTTGCTTCGGACGAGGGTATTGATCGAAAAAAGTGTGCTAACGGAATGGCTTTAAGGAATGGTTTCATGGCAAAATTCATTGATGAAAACAATAAGCCCTTGGGGCCGAACAAAATGGGCCGATTGTGTATGAAGCGAACGTCCCTGCCATATCTCAAATATCTGAAGAATGATAAAGCCAACAGAGAGAGTTTTCTAGAAGGCGGATGGTTGAATACAGGGGACTACGGCTTCATGGACTCGATGAATATGTTGCACATCGTCATGCGGTACAAGGATTTGGTTCGATCAGAGGGAAATATT atcattCCCAGCGAAGTGGAAAAGAAACTAGAAAGTCATCCTAGTGTGAGCTTGGCTGTTCTGGCAGGCCATCCAAATCCCAACAAACCAAACGATGAAATAGcaactgtttttgttgttcttaaaaaCGGTTCCATTTCTACCAACATCCAAAATGACCTACAAGAGTTTATGAAGACTAACTGCACAAAGGAGGAAGTGAAAGCTGTTCGGCACTTCAAAGTAGTTTCAAACATGCCTCTGACAAGTTGCGGAAAGATTGATAGAAATGCTCTTCAAATAATGGCTTCAAAAGCTTGTAAATAG